One Aspergillus oryzae RIB40 DNA, chromosome 2 genomic window carries:
- a CDS encoding uncharacterized protein (predicted protein), which yields MGCFLGYSEAPANGFTILKHLSRLKDLELRLRNSDCLVSSYPRRLGLWVFSATPEFESVRSLRSDESKGEQSRLAVGSSTLKVSASGSVTPRELVKNLSTDPQTAGGSTGSQRPQGTPTPTRRVDSYSSSVAIYAAFISAITGSLNLQLIRRSSAIPLGSRTLFTIIERDYYETSGIVNDDPSSISALTTLQVQLTSVGKLTVSLQTTSQPGIAPLCRLGESPSDICDVAPGADIWLSPSGSVARLVSTKPGPPNTSSPFPPTGSIGIDSLGAAGRKQWKANVLEWLRNFGLPMDSVHETAWVEVEVWEPFYSRLAGETLRLNEDNSSTLPLKRVLWPAVYCFRRTKSASPGSSQWIENACPVVGDPLDFAENWRVVEKPKQDETSPKPPSSHPEQQSRNPEPSAATTDILEGIESLSRASEYPDLQTVSLVYPTPPDGAAAMGLNLAGPSDTFAEEPDLVPSLLQNQSKPKYYEQLTTKDRSEADPSAGFGPLGGLAVGSGLYDTNEDDDLFGDMDERDFGTKGITDADFNFFDDPSFAAMDTDVPADDAQEVPGMVDLEVTEAHPTISEGALLEDFAAQKTPAEILEVAQASPDEVTPKVQPEHMDAEETTVAASPHIEQNQTISPPLSPVEIKRILLPEPEGDNHVPTKGSRKQSYYNPVAFKPNMSAWDQKYGADGKFRFTTAGPSASKVYTNSDIPTVGMPRRNKKYPTAGAGLMSLDGHASPSSEGQHLQTVSDSSSDTSDDSDGSASESDAPPLPSRKRKRARSNSVGSPAISQVKSLGEAEQEIPVHRPEHSIFLGNLLSTFSDWSMTGYFSLTENRLFPVLTRKDMQIQIAQLFVDQITQSSLDHKLDGGFCLSDLDNKAYSVQTFFEEEGILGTIERLDLNSWISLQENEQASPAPNGAVSRQSSQRKEMGKGSITKLSPPHLRVRRGKEYLEALPPAISFWETFGLEPADGPKDISAYCIHPQIAADAADVFLERLGLLYASCNLGKHVRGCRSSAFERGLCPWDVGSLETAHFLPAMQSLKLICEDLGTALLKSSPSNDSLVIYIINPFAHASALVDICSAFWCLFQKYIADTGKQQARQLNEVVLQIIPISFIMSTDSMVVPPQAQYLSLALEIYSRCPPKALQSSLVNCAPPVLLAEPLPRTISFRLASEKTSPLQEGKCLHIAYSKSQDQRWIGVAWSDNSGALQRTISYNLRYRNASAVRSISDVRSEIWVATKDILDRIQARWKVFVVSTGPVDQDEVDAWTSFIEQYNKANSIPLELTILSVNTAPDLHLEPPFLPMSMSIFNPQTSSTPVATPNASGNVFSPDQSGSAPTPPSGGNAPTNAPTPTEPTLEAETESVLTDICDESWGVILSHRLNNSPHLTEYRPALASGYLLRRKGDTDGDGVYAMTLNLIYTQRPSSCEAILRETLGMYRDLGTLARARGTRTVQRNTLPWHIATAVRAQEMLSHVL from the exons ATGGGTTGCTTCTTGGGATATA GCGAGGCTCCAGCTAACGGTTTCACCATTCTTAAGCATTTAAGTCGCCTCAAGGACTTAGAGCTTCGATTGAGGAACTCGGACTGCTTAGTCTCGAGCTACCCTAGGCGTCTTGGCCTATGGGTATTTTCTGCGACTCCAGAATTTGAGTCTGTTCGCTCTTTGCGGTCAGACGAAAGTAAGGGCGAGCAAAGCAGACTGGCTGTTGGCTCATCGACGTTAAAAG TCTCGGCATCTGGGAGTGTTACGCCTCGCGAGCTAGTTAAGAATCTCTCGACAGATCCCCAGACCGCAGGGGGTTCAACCGGTTCGCAACGACCACAGGGTACTCCCACACCCACAAGACGTGTTGATAGCTATAGTAGCTCTGTCGCAATCTACGCAGCTTTTATTTCAGCCATAACCGGCTCACTAAATCTTCAACTGATCCGTCGCAGTAGTGCGATCCCTCTAGGGTCACGGACCCTCTTCACTATCATCGAGAGGGACTACTACGAGACTTCCGGGATAGTCAACGATGatccttcttcaatctctGCTCTGACTACACTTCAGGTACAATTGACCTCGGTGGGGAAACTAACAGTGTCTTTGCAGACAACATCACAGCCAGGCATTGCCCCACTATGCAGACTTGGGGAAAGCCCATCCGACATATGTGATGTAGCCCCCGGAGCTGACATCTGGTTATCACCCAGCGGCTCTGTCGCGAGGCTAGTATCAACCAAACCAGGTCCACCAAACACTTCATCCCCGTTTCCACCTACGGGAAGCATTGGAATTGATAGTTTAGGCGCAGCAGGACGCAAGCAATGGAAAGCCAATGTGCTGGAGTGGCTAAGAAACTTTGGGTTGCCGATGGATTCTGTTCATGAAACAGCCTGGGTAGAAGTTGAAGTTTGGGAGCCGTTTTACTCTAGGCTAGCTGGGGAGACTTTACGGCTAAATGAGGATAACTCATCTACGCTTCCCTTGAAGCGTGTCCTCTGGCCTGCTGTGTATTGCTTTCGGAGAACAAAATCAGCGTCTCCTGGGTCCTCACAATGGATAGAAAACGCTTGCCCGGTGGTCGGCGATCCGTTGGATTTCGCAGAGAATTGGCGTGTAGTGGAAAAGCCAAAGCAGGATGAGACAAGTCCTAAACCCCCGTCTAGTCATCCAGAACAACAATCAAGGAACCCAGAACCATCCGCTGCTACCACTGACATTCTCGAGGGAATAGAAAGTTTATCTCGAGCTTCTGAGTATCCTGATCTCCAGACTGTTAGTCTCGTATATCCGACACCACCAGATGGAGCTGCCGCAATGGGATTGAATCTCGCAGGCCCATCAGACACATTTGCTGAAGAACCAGACCTTGTGCCATCCCTCTtacaaaaccaaagcaagccAAAGTACTACGAGCAACTAACTACTAAAGATCGCTCAGAAGCTGACCCGTCGGCGGGATTTGGCCCGTTAGGTGGGCTTGCGGTAGGATCTGGATTATACGACAccaatgaggatgatgatctcTTCGGAGACATGGATGAAAGAGACTTTGGCACCAAAGGAATCACCGATGCAGATTTCAATTTCTTCGATGACCCTAGCTTCGCTGCCATGGATACAGATGTTCCCGCTGATGACGCTCAAGAGGTTCCTGGCATGGTCGACTTAGAGGTTACAGAGGCACATCCTACTATCTCTGAAGGTGCTCTGTTAGAAGACTTCGCAGCTCAGAAAACGCCAGCAGAAATTCTTGAAGTAGCCCAAGCAAGTCCAGATGAGGTAACTCCAAAAGTTCAACCCGAACACATGGATGCAGAGGAAACCACAGTGGCAGCCTCACCTCATATTgaacaaaatcaaacaataaGTCCCCCTCTAAGCCCGGTGGAGATCAAGAGAATACTGTTACCAGAACCAGAAGGGGACAATCATGTCCCAACGAAAGGAAGTCGCAAGCAAAGCTATTACAACCCAGTTGCGTTCAAACCGAATATGTCTGCCTGGGATCAGAAATATGGCGCTGACGGCAAGTTCCGGTTTACAACTGCGGGCCCATCTGCTTCCAAAGTGTATACAAATTCCGATATTCCAACTGTCGGTATGCCTCGCCGCAATAAGAAGTACCCCACCGCTGGCGCCGGTTTGATGAGCCTAGATGGTCACGCCAGTCCATCAAGCGAAGGTCAACATCTACAAACGGTATCGGATTCCAGCAGCGATACAAGTGACGACAGTGATGGTAGTGCTTCAGAAAGTGACGCCCCACCGTTGCCTAGTCGCAAACGAAAACGTGCCCGTTCTAACTCCGTCGGCTCGCCGGCCATATCTCAGGTGAAATCTCTTGGAGAGGCAGAACAGGAAATCCCTGTCCATAGACCTGAGCATTCGATATTTCTGGGAAATTTGTTATCCACATTCTCTGACTGGTCAATGACCGGTTATTTCTCATTAACAGAAAATCGGTTATTCCCTGTTCTCACCCGCAAAGACATGCAGATTCAAATTGCCCAGTTATTTGTTGACCAAATTACGCAGTCCTCTTTGGATCATAAGCTGGATGGTGGCTTCTGTCTCTCCGATCTTGATAACAAGGCATATTCAGTTCAAACTTTCTTTGAGGAGGAAGGCATATTGGGCACCATTGAACGGCTTGATTTGAATAGTTGGATATCCCTACAGGAGAATGAGCAAGCGTCTCCTGCACCTAATGGCGCCGTATCccggcaatcttctcaacGTAaagagatggggaaaggttCGATAACAAAACTATCTCCACCACATTTACGCGTGCGTCGCGGCAAGGAATACTTGGAAGCTCTGCCTCCTGCAATATCATTTTGGGAAACATTCGGCTTGGAACCAGCCGACGGCCCAAAGGATATCTCAGCTTACTGTATTCATCCTCAAATTGCTGCTGATGCTGCTGATGTCTTCCTGGAACGCCTGGGCTTACTATACGCGAGTTGCAACCTTGGAAAACATGTTAGGGGATGTAGGTCTAGTGCCTTTGAACGCGGGCTTTGCCCATGGGATGTTGGTTCTTTGGAGACCGCACACTTCCTTCCTGCGATGCAGTCCTTAAAATTAATATGCGAAGATCTCG GGACGGCACTTCTGAAAAGCTCTCCGAGCAATGACAGTCTCGTAATTTACATAATCAATCCGTTTGCACATGCATCGGCACTCGTCGATATTTGTTCTGCCTTCTGGTGCCTGTTTCAAAAGTATATCGCCGACACCGGCAAGCAACAGGCCCGACAGTTGAACGAAGTCGTGCTACAGATCATTCCAATTAGCTTTATAATGTCAACAGACTCTATGGTCGTCCCTCCACAAGCCCAGTACCTGAGCTTGGCACTGGAAATCTACAGTCGATGCCCTCCCAAAGCATTACAGTCGAGTCTCGTGAACTGCGCACCCCCAGTCCTTCTTGCCGAGCCTCTCCCTAGGACGATCAGCTTTAGACTCGCCTCTGAGAAAACGTCACCATTGCAAGAAGGCAAATGTCTTCATATTGCGTACTCGAAAAGTCAAGATCAGCGCTGGATAGGTGTTGCCTGGTCTGACAACTCTGGCGCACTCCAGCGTACAATTTCTTATAACCTACGCTACCGAAACGCCAGTGCGGTTAGGAGCATTTCGGATGTGCGTAGCGAGATTTGGGTGGCTACGAAGGACATCCTAGACAGGATTCAAGCGCGATGGAAAGTTTTCGTTGTGAGCACAGGGCCTGTCGATCAAGACGAGGTTGACG CATGGACGAGTTTTATCGAGCAGTATAACAAGGCAAATTCCATACCATTGGAGCTGACGATATTGAGCGTAAATACTGCACCCGATCTTCACCTTGAACCTCCCTTTTTACCGATGTCCATGAGTATCTTTAATCCGCAGACCTCCTCGACACCTGTTGCTACACCGAATGCCAGTGGCAACGTCTTTTCGCCGGATCAATCGGGTTCTGCGCCTACGCCTCCCAGCGGCGGGAATGCGCCTACAAATGCTCCAACACCCACAGAACCTACTCTGGAAGCCGAAACTGAATCCGTGCTTACAGATATTTGCGATGAATCCTGGGGCGTCATACTCTCTCATCGCCTCAACAATTCGCCTCATCTCACCGAGTACCGACCAGCGTTGGCCAGCGGTTACCTACTTCGCCGGAAGGGAGACACCGACGGGGACGGTGTATATGCCATGACCCTCAACCTTATATATACCCAacgaccttcttcctgcgAAGCAATTCTTCGAGAAACCCTAGGAATGTACCGTGATCTAGGCACCCTTGCTCGAGCCAGGGGCACCCGCACTGTACAACGAAACACATTACCTTGGCATATTGCCACGGCAGTAAGAGCACAGGAAATGCTTAGTCATGTTTTGTGA
- a CDS encoding putative autophagy protein Atg13 (phosphoprotein involved in cytoplasm to vacuole targeting and autophagy), protein MHQHPRSPAPTAPTSSARPNSSRSRELDYRPNSPAADVRVHNSRGLGIETEPDSSGQTVQPAKEAIAKLNQIISNYHTKAALIILHSRIELPPSFNKGSDTPRVNRWFNVEIEDTDVLREQLRTWRTCDATENRPPPLIIETYLDTKGLTNNQTLVALDENGKRWDVLEALAASQQAHPVRPPSASSDDVILERWRVELGDTSNALPADLGSILPTVYKKSIVLFRSLFTYSKFLPAWKFAKRNGRLRANPALRIKYRIIIGSPNQVSSKPDHLTMPLYESSSKVVETYSFGVTDSPAGPFSAQVTYRTSCDFRVDDSEALLSSRFMGADDEIFRPSLPTRVVDSKVPPPEIGSLPQERRTIEDPDPGRAYGSLSTFHQVGPTTSASPISALRAKGKLGTSSPSSPGSSSRKALAVAKASPVGRAAALASEGSPGVVRRPSISFQPFKAPPLSASPSLVDPPLSSPRSVSGPRPHPPMAASARKSFPAVQDNSIASPSSASPRPSSISRYSSAFSHRRGRPSSGGINKLEDDTSSGKASATSSAQPGSGLLAEPTGTSADSIHADDENISEFLKMLDLRKDLLNTSGSAALDATARRTTVTSAALTRFQRMRDSNAALSDSMSSSLLLQRSSNSSSKQLSGVPPMVAGTSISTASSPGKPISPHTPHTPAIPSRLSSNSIVDYTHSEGNGTELSQGHGSPLDENTSDGTTMEHGPSAVNAIDIPTSPRLFPPVYRRSSSAAHRPRTVAVDDDEIFPFNRSVSLGAEERSNLSLGALHRQHEYESSDTATHRAQREPRPMSSNEDAVVPPSSITRGQGSHKGVTPGPTVASSSSSHHHVYQPRFSHSRGRGSSGGHHSLSSGSSSLARGAAITPGLAERESERDGNGSGSNSVTSAMEDRRGVGRRPSAGRGGPPQSAQLEEDEPLLFAMSDFGASRRSFEEGKHVNHAHDPTGNIAGSRRGGSSRRGGGFHAWS, encoded by the exons ATGCATCAACATCCTCGGTCGCCGGCGCCAACAGCGCCAACCTCTTCCGCCAGGCCGAACTCATCCCGTTCGAGAGAGCTGGATTATCGTCCTAATTCTCCTGCAGCCGATGTCAGGGTACATAACAGCAGAGGCTTGGGGATTGAGACGGAACCTGACTCGTCAGGGCAAACTGTTCAACCTGCGAAGGAGGCGATAGCGAAACTGAACCAAATAATATCG AATTACCACACGAAAGCTGCTTTGATTATACTGCATTCGCGCATTGAGCTCCCACCTTCATTCAACAAGGGCTCTGACACTCCCAGAGTAAATCGTTGG TTTAACGTTGAGATCGAAGATACAGATGTGCTGCGAGAACAGCTGCGCACTTGGAGAACCTGTGATGCCACCGAGAATCGCCCGCCGCCTTTAATTATCGAAACATACCTCGATACAAAGGGCCTCACAAATAATCAAACCCTTGTGGCtttggatgagaatgggAAACGATGGGATGTGTTAGAAGCCCTTGCTGCATCTCAACAGGCCCATCCGGTCAGACCACCCTCGGCCAGCTCCGATGATGTCATCttggagagatggagagtTGAGTTGGGGGATACGTCGAACGCGTTACCGGCTGATCTTGGATCTATTCTGCCTACTGTATACAAGAAAAGCATTGTCCTTTTCCGATCATTATTCACCTATTCTAAGTTCTTGCCCGCTTGGAAGTTCGCAAAGCGCAATGGAAGGCTTCGAGCAAACCCAGCTCTACGGATCAAGTACAGGATCATAATCGGCTCTCCGAATCAGGTGAGTTCGAAGCCAGACCACTTGACCATGCCTTTATACGAGAGTAGTAGCAAAGTGGTCGAAACCTACAGCTTTGGTGTCACCGATTCACCGGCCGGTCCATTCTCTGCCCAAGTGACATATCGAACCAGCTGCGATTTCCGCGTGGATGACTCCGAAGCCCTGTTAAGCTCTCGATTCATGGGAGCCGATGATGAAATCTTCCGTCCGTCGCTACCTACGCGAGTGGTGGATAGTAAAGTGCCTCCCCCTGAGATAGGCTCACTGCCCCAAGAGAGGAGAACAATTGAAGATCCAGACCCTGGCCGAGCATACGGTAGCCTTTCGACCTTTCACCAGGTTGGACCTACGACCAGCGCGAGTCCTATATCAGCTCTCCGAGCTAAAGGAAAGTTAGGCACTTCCTCTCCGTCCTCGCCTGGCTCGTCCTCTCGGAAAGCCTTGGCAGTTGCGAAGGCTAGTCCTGTGGGGCGCGCTGCTGCCCTTGCTAGTGAAGGCAGCCCAGGTGTCGTCAGACGCCCATCTATATCTTTCCAGCCATTCAAAGCCCCACCCTTGTCGGCATCACCGTCCCTTGTCGACCCTCCGCTCTCGTCCCCTCGCTCAGTATCCGGGCCTCGTCCCCATCCACCCATGGCGGCTTCTGCTCGCAAGTCTTTCCCGGCAGTGCAGGACAATAGCATTGCGTCTCCTAGTTCTGCGTCCCCACGACCGTCATCCATTTCGAGGTATAGCAGTGCTTTCAGTCACCGTCGGGGCAGGCCTTCTTCTGGAGGAATCAACAAATTGGAAGACGATACTTCTAGTGGTAAAGCAAGTGCCACTTCGTCAGCTCAGCCTGGCTCTGGCTTGCTTGCTGAACCTACTGGAACGAGTGCCGATTCCATTCAcgcagatgatgagaatattTCAGAATTCCTAAAAATGCTAGACTTACGGAAAGATCTTCTCAATACGTCAGGCTCAGCTGCTCTTGATGCTACTGCGCGCAGGACCACAGTCACTTCGGCCGCTTTAACACGCTTCCAACGTATGCGGGATTCCAATGCTGCTCTTTCCGACtcgatgtcttcatctttgctCTTGCAGCGCTCATCGAATTCTTCTAGCAAACAGCTCTCTGGAGTTCCACCAATGGTTGCGGGAACGTCCATCTCAACTGCCTCGTCGCCGGGCAAACCGATATCTCCTCACACCCCACACACTCCTGCGATACCATCTCGCCTTAGTTCTAACAGTATCGTCGATTATACTCATTCTGAGGGCAATGGCACAGAACTTTCTCAGGGACACGGCTCCCCTCTCGATGAAAACACCAGTGATGGGACAACCATGGAGCACGGACCGTCCGCAGTGAATGCCATAGACATCCCGACATCGCCTCGCCTCTTTCCTCCTGTCTATCGCCGATCTAGTTCTGCCGCCCACCGCCCACGTACAGTTGCggtagatgatgacgagattttccctttcaacCGCAGCGTAAGCCTTGGCGCCGAGGAGAGATCCAACCTAAGCCTTGGTGCACTTCATCGACAGCATGAATATGAAAGCTCTGATACGGCCACGCACCGAGCGCAGCGAGAGCCGCGTCCAATGTCATCAAACGAAGACGCAGTCGTACCTCCTAGCTCAATAACCCGTGGCCAAGGCTCCCATAAGGGCGTGACCCCTGGCCCTACGGTtgcctcttcgtcttcatctcACCACCACGTCTACCAGCCACGCTTCAGCCACTCTCGCGGCCGGGGGTCTTCCGGTGGTCATCATTCCCTAAGCTCCGGCTCTAGTAGCCTTGCACGTGGTGCTGCTATCACCCCGGGCCTTGCTGAACGCGAGAGCGAGCGAGATGGCAACGGGAGCGGTAGTAATAGTGTTACCTCGGCAATGGAAGATCGTCGGGGTGTAGGACGACGGCCCAGTGCTGGCCGTGGTGGTCCGCCACAGTCGGCCCAGTTAGAAGAAGACGAACCTCTACTGTTCGCTATGAGCGACTTCGGTGCCTCACGACGGagcttcgaagaaggcaaacaTGTCAACCATGCTCATGATCCGACTGGGAACATCGCCGGATCAAGACGAGGGGGAAGTAGTAGACGTGGCGGTGGCTTCCATGCTTGGTCCTAA
- a CDS encoding WD repeat NOL10/ENP2 family protein (WD40 repeat protein) produces MKLSNQSEVPVYTISGSNTARPLPEWLARRRKRSLKNDPEYANRVELLQDFEFEEASQCVRVSEDGEWVMSTGTYKPQIHTHHLPQLSLSWARHTDALNTTFLLLSSDYSKSLHLQSDRSLQFHTPAGCHYTTRLPRYGRDLVYDRQSTEALVPSVGVNQDGMGEVFRLNLEMGRYMRSFEIDVGGDDFTSAGGGTLQGGINTGAVNTGAIAEESHNLLAFGTTLGTVELWDPRAKGRAGILLPPTQSVPDEGRHEITALEFHRSGLTLGTGSSNGLIHLYDLRSPVPLLKKDQGYGFPIHTLKFLQPSSLTREQTMEPKILSSDKKIIKIWDPRDGSPWTSVEPAVDINSVAWCKDSGMILTANEGRQQHAFFIPQLGPAPKWCSFLDNLVEEMAEDPNDPNAFSSGQANSVYDNYKFLTIPQLRTLNLEHLIGRTNLLRPYMHGYFVAQRLYEEARLITNPYVWEEERAKRVKEKIDKERESRIRGKKKAAVKVNKKLADRLMAIEEKNERKRAQRVLQKGGDEDMVDAPASAPAAEKPGQGLLGDSRFAKLFEDEDFAVDEASHEFKLLNPSTVTDVPERKERGLTAVEQEEIDDVPGSSSDDSDSESEAERPVKEKSSGKISTSSYKRTNRSQQPRMQVSSSSAVNSTRDRSFGSRAQNMRTKERPSRRGGVVGEREVTFTPHVKSKQNRAPAPSRDTSFRAKERRSASGNTFRKM; encoded by the exons ATGAAGCTTTCGAATCAGTCGGAGGTACCGGTCTATACAATCTCTGGATCGAACACTGCGCGACCACTTCCTGAATGGCTTGCAAGACGGAGAAAGCGCAGTCTGAAAAATGACCCGGAGTACGCGAATCGGGTTGAACTCTTGCAAGATTTCGAGTTCGAAGAAGCTAGCCAATGTGTAAGAGTCAGtgaagatggtgaatgggTTATGAGCACAG GAACCTATAAGCCTCAGATTCATACACATCATCTTCCACAGTTGTCCCTCTCATGGGCTCGTCACACAGATGCGCTAAACACCAcattcctccttctctcctccgACTACTCCAAGTCTCTCCACTTACAGTCCGATCGCTCACTCCAGTTTCACACACCTGCAGGGTGCCATTACACAACGAGACTTCCCAGATATGGCCGTGATCTAGTTTACGATAGACAATCTACCGAAGCATTAGTCCCTTCCGTCGGCGTCAACCAAGATGGTATGGGTGAGGTCTTTCGACTTAACTTGGAGATGGGTCGGTACATGCGGAGTTTCGAGATTGATGTAGGTGGCGACGACTTCACATCCGCTGGTGGAGGAACGTTGCAAGGTGGTATCAATACAGGTGCAGTCAACACAGGAGCTATTGCGGAGGAAAGTCACAATCTACTCGCTTTCGGTACTACGTTAGGTACGGTGGAACTTTGGGATCCAAGAGCGAAAGGCAGGGCAGGAATCTTGCTACCGCCCACACAGTCAGTCCCTGATGAAGGCCGCCATGAGATTACAGCTTTGGAATTCCACCGTTCAGGTTTGACCCTCGGTACCGGTTCCTCCAACGGGCTTATTCACCTATACGATCTACGTTCGCCAGTTCCCCTACTCAAGAAAGACCAAGGATATGGATTCCCCATTCACACACTTAAGTTCTTGCAACCTTCTTCCTTAACACGTGAGCAGACCATGGAGCCTAAGATCCTCTCTTCGGAcaaaaagatcatcaagattTGGGACCCTCGCGACGGCAGCCCTTGGACGTCTGTGGAACCTGCTGTCGACATCAATTCGGTTGCTTGGTGTAAGGATAGCGGAATGATTCTGACTGCCAACGAAGGACGCCAGCAGCATGCATTTTTCATCCCCCAGCTTGGGCCCGCACCGAAATGGTGTTCCTTCTTGGATAACCTTGTTGAGGAGATGGCCGAAGATCCTAACGATCCTAACGCATTTAGTAGCGGCCAGGCAAACTCTGTGTACGACAATTACAAGTTCTTGACCATTCCTCAATTGCGCACTCTGAACTTGGAGCACTTGATTGGCCGGACCAATCTCCTACGCCCTTACATGCACGGTTACTTTGTGGCACAGCGCTTGTATGAGGAGGCTCGTTTGATCACGAATCCTTACGTCTGGGAAGAGGAACGTGCGAAGAgagtcaaggagaagattgacaAGGAGCGCGAGAGCAGAATCCGGGGtaagaagaaggccgctgTCAAGGTCAACAAGAAGCTGGCCGACAGACTTATGGCGATTGAGGAGAAGAACGAACGCAAGAGGGCGCAGCGTGTATTGCAGAAGGGCGGCGATGAGGATATGGTCGACGCACCTGCATCCGCACCTGCAGCAGAGAAACCCGGCCAAGGTCTACTGGGCGATAGTCGTTTCGCCAAGTTgttcgaagatgaagacttcGCCGTGGACGAGGCCTCGCATGAGTTCAAGCTTCTCAACCCCAGCACTGTCACAGACGTCccagagagaaaggaaagaggtCTTACGGCCGTTgaacaagaggaaattgACGACGTGCCCGGCTCCAGCTCCGATGATTCAGACTCCGAGAGCGAAGCAGAACGACCTGTCAAGGAGAAGTCTTCCGGAAAGATCTCGACTTCCTCCTATAAACGGACCAACCGATCCCAGCAGCCTCGAATGCAAgtttcttcctcatctgccGTCAACTCTACTCGTGACCGTTCGTTCGGCTCTAGGGCTCAGAACATGCGGACTAAGGAGAGGCCATCGCGTCGTGGCGGCGTCGTTGGCGAGAGGGAGGTGACATTCACACCTCATGTGAAGTCGAAACAGAACAGGGCCCCGGCACCGTCTCGGGATACAAGTTTCAGGGCAAAGGAGAGACGCAGTGCTTCCGGCAACACTTTCCGAAAGATGTGA
- a CDS encoding uncharacterized protein (predicted protein), with translation MKQYPYTQRVSISKQLIATKHIMKKREGKKKKSPLLLSNNLSEPILIHLRFNLLLRSPNQSRSLLHINVLLILLIILIGILVLILTPFESRRNITSLLLTLRLVVLPHLLDRTEIALRHQPPHLHNLRRNRHRTLIVNHHIKLIIHNLDQHILKILCIRLGSIIQHIGDRTAEPIALIR, from the coding sequence ATGAAGCAATACCCATACACGCAGAgagtatctatatctaaaCAGCTCATAGCAACCAAACACataatgaagaaaagagaagggaagaagaagaagtcaccgcttcttctttccaacaaCCTTAGTGAacccatcctcatccacctcaGGTTCAACCTTCTCCTTCGGAGCCCTAACCAAAGCAGGAGCCTCCTCCATATCAacgtcctcctcatcctcctcatcatcctcatcggaaTCCTggtcctcatcctcacccctTTTGAAAGCCGCCGCAACATTACTAGCCTTCTGCTGACTCTTCGTCTGGTAGTTCTCCCACATCTGCTTGATAGGACCGAAATCGCCCTTCGCCACCAACCCCCTCACCTCCATAATCTCCGCCGCAACAGGCACCGCACTCTCATCGTCAATCACCACATCAAACTCATCATTCATAACCTGGATCAACAcatcctcaagatcctcTGCATCCGTCTCGGGTCGATCATTCAGCATATCGGAGATCGCACCGCAGAGCCAATCGCGCTTATCAGATGA